AAAGATGAGGCAAGAGTGAGTTTGAGTGTGAGAGAAGAGGGAAAAGAAAAAGGTGTAAACACTACCGCGTTTACACCTTTTCTTTTTGTAGCGAGACCGAGAGTTGAACTCGGGACCTCAGGGTTATGAATCCTGCGCTCTAACCAACTGAGCTATCTCGCCAGGTTTTCTTTTGCGCCTATTCCTGAAAGGCGAGTGCAAAGATAGTTACTTTTTTCATCTGTGCAAGCCTATGAACGGTCTTCTTCGTATAAAACTTTTGTGTTATGTTTTAGGAGCTTGAAAATCAAGCTAAAAAGCAATGCACCAACAATCCAATAAACATAACAAAGCCAGTTTTCAAGGGTCTTAGTCATGAAATATTCACGGATTCCGGCTACAAAAACAAAGCCCAATACCGTTGCAGAGATACCTGAATATTCCCGGCGAAGGATGGTTTTCATGGAAAAAGGAATAGTTCCTTTGATGTAATTCTTCATGCTTGGCCAGAAAGCCGGAACGGAGTTCGACCAGTTTACATAGCTCTCACCGAATTTACGCTCCAGGAAACGTTCTTCTGCAAACATGATACGCTCGTAATAGATCCAGAATAGCAAGCTCACGATGATAATAAAGTAAATATTGAATGTGAAGCATACGATCCCGATCCACATGAAATAATTCCCCAGATAAAGCGGGTGACGAACCGTTGAGTAGATTCCTTTTGTATTCAAAGCCTCGGCAACCTGTTCCTGTGTATTTCTTCCGGAAGTGTTCTTATTACTCGTTCCGATAGCAATAGCGCGGATTACCTGTCCTAAGATTGACATAGCAATAGCCGCTCCGGTACAAATGTAATACCAGCGCGCATCGTCCATAATGCATTGAACGTCTGTAAAATAAATTACAGGAACTGCTAAAACGAATAAAATAACTGGAATTTGTCCTCTGTACTTGAAGAGCTTGTTTCCGTTTTTTTCAAATGAATGTACTAACGCCATGAAAGAAATGTGTATATTTCGAAAATGATTTTTCGGCGCGAAGTTAACATTATTAAACTACTATGACAAATAAGGAACAATTCGAATTAGAATATGTATTAAAAACCTCACCACGGGTGCTGGATAAATTACTGTCAACACCTGACGGATTGAGCGAATGGTTTGCCGATGATGTTATTGTAAAAGACGATATGTACACCTTCCATTGGGATGGGAGTGAAGAACAAGCGCGATTAATTTCCAAAAAAGCAGGGGAGTCCATTAAATGGCAATGGCTGAATGACGAAGAAGACGAACTCGAAACGTACTTCGAAATGAAATACACCATTGATCCGATGACGAAAGTGGTAATCCTTACTGTTTCCGATTTTGCAGAACGCACTGAAAAAGATGAGATTGTCCGTCTCTGGGAATCACAAATCAGTGATTTACGCAGAGTAATCGGAGCATAACAAAACGTAGGCGCGCGATTAATCGCGCGCCTACGTTTTGTTTTTTATTTTATTTGACTTTTAATTCAATGCATTAATCGAATCCATCAGGTTCTTACTGATATCTTCCAGTGCAGCCTGTGAAAAATCAAATTTCAATCCGGCTGTTTCGTAAATTTCAGGAATGGATTTCGTATATCCCAGTGAAAGCGCGTTCTTGTAATCAGTCAATGCTTTCGCCGGATTCTTCTTGTAGTTGCTCCAAACACCCAGAGCACCCAACTGTGCAATTCCGTATTCAATATAGTAGAACGGCACTTCGAACAAGTGCAACTGTTTTTGCCAGGAACTTTCCAGAACAGCTTCGTATCCGTCGTAATCAACCAACCCTGTTCCGAAACGCTTACTCAATCTCAGCCATTCCTGCGTTCTTTCTGCTGTGGAATGGTTCGGATGCGTATAGATCCAATGCTGGAAAGCATCAATGGTAGCAATCCACGGCAATACTTTCACAACCGATTCCAATTGCTCCAGTTTGGCGCGTCTCAAATCATTTTCATCGGTGTAGAATTCGTTCCACAACTCCATGGTCAGTAATTCCATGGACATGGAAGCCAATTCCGCTACTTCAGAAGGTAAGGATTTAAATCCGGTCAATTCCAGGTCGCGGCTCAGGAATGAATGAACAGCGTGCCCGCCTTCGTGCACCATCGTTGTTAAATCGCGTTGCGCTCCGGCAGCATTCATGAAAATAAACGGAATACCGGATTCGTAAAGCGGGTAGTTGTATCCTCCCGGAGCTTTCCCGGCTTTCGAATCCAAGTCCAGGAACCCGCCCGTTTTCATGGTTTTCAGGCAATCTCCGAAATAAATATCCAGCTTTTGGAAAACTGCAATGGATTTATCCAGTAATTCTTCCCCGTTTTGGAACGGTTTCAAAGGAGCCAATCCATCCGGATCTACTTCCGAATCCCATGGCTTCAATTTGGACTTGCCTAATTTCTCCAGCTTTTTCAGGTTCAATTGTCTTACGATCGGAACTATCAGTTTCTCAATTGCTTCATGGAAAGCCAAACAATCTTCCACCGTATAATCGAACCGGCCCAATGCTTTGAACTTGTATTCGCGGTAATCTTTGCAATCTGCATTCTTCGCAACCTGGTTCCGTAATTGGATCAACTGATTGAATAAATCATCCAATGCATCTCGGTCCTGCAGTCTGCGGGCTGAAATCAATTCATAAACTTCTTTTCTGACGCTTTCATCCGGATCTTTCAGGAAATTGGCTGCCTGTGGCATGGTCCATTCTTTCCCTTTGTAAGTAATCATCTGCTTACCTGAAATAGCGCCAAACTGCTGGCTCAAGGTGCTCAATTCGGTTTCCAATGCAATATTCTCTTCACGGAACAATTCCAGTGCAGACTGAACTCCTCTGAAATAAATGGCATATGCTTTATCTTCGGCCAATTCCTTCACAAAAGGAGAAGCCATCATTTTTTGGTTCAACGAATCCTCGAAAGGAGCCAGGTTCGGCTGGATCTCAGTCACGAAAAACTGGTACGATTCCGTTAATTTTTCATCCAGCGTATTGATCGTCATTTTGATATAGCGCCAGGCCATATTTTCTTCCAGTACAGCTTCCAGTTCGCTCTTGTCGGAAAGCCAGCGCTTAAATGATTCTTTGGAAGATATATCCCTGTTTTGAAGGTCTAAAAGATAAGATTCTACGGATTTCCAACTTTCGCAGGTGAAGTCGGCTGAAACAAATTTTCTCATAACACAAAAATAAAAAAAGGGATAAAAAAAAGTAGGGACACGAAGCTTCGCGTCCCTACTTTTTGTGAATATTTTGGAATAATTACTTTCCTCTGGAAGAACCTGTTTTAGGCGCAGCCACTTTTTTAGCGCTGGTAGCTTTAGCAGACGCTTTTGCCGGAGCCTTTGCAGCAGGAGTTTTAGCAGTAGTTGCTGCTTTTGGGGCTGCTTTCTTGGCTGGAGCTTTTTTCGCAGGTGCTTTTTCTTCTTTTGCTTCTTTAGCTTCTCCGTCTTCTTTCTTAGCTGCTGTTTTTGGTGCTTTTTTCTCTTTTGCAGGAGCCGCTTCTTTTTCTTCTTCTTTTTCCTCAGGTACCAATGCACCTGCTTTCAATAACAAGTTATACCACTGGAAGATTTTCTTGATATCGGAAGCATAAACACGCTCCTGGTCGAAATTAGGAAGAACTTCAATCAAATAAGCCTTCAACTTATTTTGATCTTCTTTGTGAGAAATGGTTTCCTTTCCTTTCTCTTTTTCAAAAATCGAAGTGAAGATTTCTTTCAACGGTTTGTCATCATCGTATGTGTAGATAGAAATGTCATCCAAAGCGGAAATTCTGTCTGAAGCATACGCAGGAACGCGTTTTTTATCTTCCAGCGATTCTACAATGATGTTGTTTTTACCTTGTGCCAACACTTTATAAAGTCCTGGTTTTCCTGAAATAGCAATGATACCTGTTAAATTCATTCGATTAATTTATTTGCGCCAAAAATACGGCTTCTTTTTAATTCTTCACAATTTTCACCTGAAAGTATTGAACATCGGTGTGGATAACTAAATAATATGTTCCATTTTTCAACTCCGAAATGGAAATTTCGTGCTTTGCTTCAGAAATTGTTTTTACCACTCTTCCCTGAACATCAATCACTTGCAATCCCGTTACGGGAACAGTTGCATCAATTGTGAGGTTACCCGCTGTAGGATTCGGGTATACCTGAATTTGATTCGCCAGTTCTTCAATTCCTAACGAAGGATTGTAAGGTTGTGAAAAAACTTCACATCCGTCGGTGCTTGTACGGGAAACCGTGAAGTTGGAAGAAGTCGGTAAAGTGATTGTATAAATGGTGTTTGTCGCCCCGGGAATCGCAACTCCGTTTTCATACCACTGCAGGCTCGGGTAAGGATCTGTTGAAAGCAAAGTTCCGTTCACATAAACTACCGGAGCGGGTGGAGCAGAAAGGGCTACAACGGAAAGCGTATCGGAGTAGGAAACACATCCGTTTTGATCGTAAGCCATAAAATATACATCTCCGGAAGCTGTTAAGGCGGAACTCAAAGTGGTATCTCCATTCATCCATTCAATCGAGTATCCCGGAATAGAAGCCGTTGAAACAGCCAGGTCTCCCGGACAAAACAGCGAATCTGCAGTAATTGTAGTAGTAAAGTTTGATTGCAACATCGTATTTAAAGCGTGAATTTTACCATATCCATAAGCATTGTTCGGAATGGTTCCGGTGAATGCATCGGTAAATGCGGTTGAATGAATCGCATCCAGGAAGCTCTGGTAATTTCCTTTCGAACATTTTTCCAGGTAAAGTGCCGCAATTCCCGCTACCATCGGAGAAGCCATGGAAGTTCCACCGTTACGCACGTGCAAACCGTCATCAGACATGGAAGCGTTCCATCCCGGATCGTTCAGCAACCAAAACGGACCTGCACTCAAAGTCACGTCGCCGCAAGCCACCAAATCCGGCTTGATGTGTCCGCGTCTGGTAGGCCCTTTCGAAGAATTCGGGGATAATTCACCCACTGCCGCCGTGTAGGAAGGAGCAGGAGTGTAGTAGTTCCCGTTTTTGTCCAAATGCCCGAAGCGGTTGCGGATATTTCCCACGGTCACCACTTTCGGGGAACAGTTCCAGGAAGAAACGATTGTTTGCAACGTATCTGCCATATTATAATGTACAATATTCGGATAAACCGCCGCTGAAGGAAGCCCCGTTGTCAGCATGTCGTTCAGGGAAATGGAAACGGAACCGCTCCATGCATCGTAATTCCCTGTACCGGTTGTTTTCAGTGCATATAAATAGCTGGTAGAATCGACGTTATTGAGGTAAAACTCCAGATGCAGGTTCGGACCTACAATTTCCGGGTAAATTTCCATGGTTGCAATGCGATTCGATCCATTCCACAAGGTGTCGCGGATCACTGTTCCAATTCCGGTATTTGCTGCCCGGTAGATGGTTTGAGCCCGCTGCTGGAAACTTCCGCTTCCCTGGTTTGCTGCCCAGGCATAGTTCCATCCGGCATCCGAAAGGTCTGTCCATAAATCCAGGTAAACGGTATTCGCTCCCAGCTGGCTTGCCGGATTCGGTTTTACCCAAACGAAGGAAGTGTCCGCATCGATATCGTCGTGAACGTGGTATTTTCCCCAGGAACCCGAGTTTCCGGCTGCACAGACAATGATTCGCCCGCTTTTTTCATCCAGTAAATTATCCATCAAAACTGCAGCTGGGTCTGTTCCGTCATGACTTCCCAAATAGCTTCCTACCGATAGATTCACTACAGCAGGAAGTCCAAGCTGGTCTGCTGTCTTGAATACAAAATCACAGGCATCTGCCACGGTCATGGTCCAGTTGGGTAAATTAAAGTTCGTTTCAATAACAATAATCTTTGCTTCGGGAGCCATTCCGGTTTCCCGTCCGCTTGCCAGTCCGTTGGAAACACCCGCTCCTGCAACGGATGTACCGTGAGCCGAAGATTCTTCCATACTTCCGCAGGTTCCGGCCTGGATCTGGGCTCCGGTCCATAATTGCCCGTATCCGTAAGGCTGCGGTGTATTTGAAGCAACCGGTAAAGTGTGGTCCCAATAATAAAGTACACGTGTATTTCCGTTTGCATCTCTGAAATCCGGGTGATTGTAATCCAATCCCTGATCCACAAATGCCACAATGACATCTTTTCCTTTAAAGGATGTTTGCAATCCTCCCAATCCCTGGTGAACGGGTTTTACATAATGCTTCACCAAACTGGAATCGTTTAGCGGTTTCGGCATGGAAAATTCCAGGTAAAAGGATTTGATGAGTTTGGAATCCATTGCCTGGCGGATCCATTCCGGCGTTGCCTGAATATAAATCCATTCGCGGGTGACCTGTTTCACAGAAATTTCCTTCACAGCCAGCAAAGCATCCAGGTTACCTGTATTCGTAACAGCAAAGGCAGCAGGAACAGTCCCTTGTTCGGCCACTAATTTCTTAAACCGGAAATTATCTGTTTGTGCAAAACCTTGTGCCGAATTAATCAAAATTAATCCTGCTATGAATAATATTTTATTTATTTTCACCGCTTGTCGTAGTAGTTTTCCTATGAACATATTTTTAAACCTTTAATAAAGAATACTCAGAATATCTTTTCGCAAATTAAGATATTTGTTTAAAAGGAATTGTATTCCTCTCAAAAAAAGAATTATATAGTCATGAAGAAAAGAATCCTCACATTGTCATTGGCCCTGTTCTCCGTAGGTGTAATGAACTTTATTTACGGTCAGAAATCAGAAGAAGTTAAAAACTGGTACAATGGCCCGACTCCAGGGATGAATACGGAAAAAGCTTATTCAGCGTTGAAAAAGCAGCAATCTACAACCGTTATTGTAGCGGTAATTGATTCAGGAATTGATATTGAGCACAAAGACTTACAGGGAAAGATCTGGACCAATGAAGATGAAATTCCGAACAACGGAATTGACGATGATAAGAACGGATACATTGATGACGTTCACGGATGGAATTTCCTTGGAAACCCGAACGGACAGAACCAGAACTATGCACGTTTGGAAAAAACACGTATCTGTGCCGAACTGCATGCAAAATTCAAAGATAAGTCAGAAGCGGATATCGCCGCAGCAGATAAAGCAGATTACGCTCAATACCAGAAGCTTTTAAAAGAGATCGAAGCAGAGCGCCAGGAAAACCTGGGAGCTTTGGAGCAATATACGCAGTTGGCAGAAATGTTCCCGACTTTGAAAGCAAAACTGATCGAGAAATTAGGTGCTAATTTTACAGAGAAAGACGTAGATGCATGGAAACCGGAATCTCCGCAGGATATGCAATTAAAGCAAATCGGTAAGTACATTGCAAACGGCCAGTTGTCTGAAGATGCTATTAAAGAAGGCATTCAGCATTTGAACGGAAGTGCTAACTACCAATTGAATATGGAATACAACGACCGCGAGTTTATCGGTGACAACCCAGATGATTTCAGTGATGTTCATTACGGAAACAGCGACGTGGAAGGGCCGGATGCTTTGCACGGTACACACGTTGGGGGTATCATCGGTGCTACACGACACAATGACCTGGGAGGTGACGGTGTTGCTGAAAATGTTCGTTTGATGTCAGTTCGCGCAGTTCCGGATGGAGATGAGCAGGATAAAGATGTGGCTTTGGCCATTCGCTATGCAGTAGATAACGGAGCTTCCGTGATCAACATGTCATTCGGTAAAGCTTATTCCAAGCACCAGAAAGAAGTTTACGATGCATTGGCATATGCCGATTCAAAAGGAGTTTTGTTGGTTCACGCAGCAGGAAACGACGGGGTGAACTTAGACGAGAACCCGAATTTCCCAACGAATGAATATTCATTCCAATCCAAGCCATTGGATATGTACATCTGTGTAGGAGCATCTACGAGAGATAAAAAACATTTGGCTGCTGATTTCTCCAACTACAGCTCCCGCCAGGTAAATATCTTTGCTCCGGGATTTGAGATCTACAACACCGTTCCGCAAAGCGATTATAAAATCCTTCAGGGAACTTCCATGGCTGCGCCGATGGTTTCCGGTGTTGCTGCATTGCTGAAGTCTTATTTCCCTTCTTTAAGTATGAAGGAAATTAAAGACATTATGCTGGCTTCAGCGAAACAATACAAAGGAACAATGATCCCTGCACCGGGAACAGGTTCTTCCGTAGATTTCGGAACACTTTCTTCAACGGGCGGAGTTATTGACATCTCTGCTGCTGTGAAAATGTGCCAGGCAAAAGTTAAAAAGTAACTCGATTACACAATTATTATAAGTTATGCCGTCTGAACAAGCGTTTGGACGGCTTTTTTTATCGCTTATGAAAACACTGAAATTCATTCCGGTTTTACTGATGGGGCTTTATTTCCTTACAGGCTTCACCGGTCCGAAACCGACGGAGAAAGAAACGATCGATCGCCTGATGGACGAATGGCATTCGGCTGCGGCACAGGCAAACTACGCCAACTACTTCGCGTTTATGTCCGACAATTTCATCTACCTGGGAACAGACCCGGGCGAACGTTGGGATAAAGACGCATTCGGCAGATTCTGCAAACCGTATTTCGATAAAGGAAAAGGCTGGGATTTCCGGAAAATCGAACGCCACATTGAAATTTCCAAAGACGGGAAATTTGCCTGGTTTGATGAAAAGATCAGCACCTGGATGAAAGATTGCCGGGGAAGCGGTGTGCTAATGAAAGTAGGAAAAGAATGGAAGATCTGCCAGTACAACCTGGCTGTTCTGATCGAAAACGATAAAATCCAAGACTTTATTCGACTCCGTGAGTTGATAAAGGAATAAAGATTAGATACTTACATTAACTTTTTTTAGCTCAGATAAAATTAATCCTCGTACGGTTTTTGGTATCTTAAAGAAAACCAAAGTCATGAAACGATTAGTTTATTTGGGGTTGATCATGTTGGCCGGGCCAACATTCAGCACATTCGCTCAGGAAAGTGACAGTACCGGCATGCCGGGAGATAATTTCGATTTACAGGGAGCCTTAAACCTTTTTAAAGAATCCAAAAACCTGGAAGACTTCGAGAAGAAGTTAAATACAGAGGCGAACCATGTAAACAACCTGGATTTGGACGGAGATAACAAGATTGATTACATCCGTGTCATCGATAAAAAAGATGGGAATAGCCACGCCGTTTTGCTCCAAATCCCTGTCAACAAAAAAGAAAACCAGGATATCGCAGCCATTGCGATTGAGAAACGCTCCGATAAGGAAGCGCAGCTTCAGATTATCGGGAACGAAACGATCTACGGGGAAGAAACCATCATGGAGCCGATTGATGAAAAGGAAATCAAACGGTCAAGCGGTCCTGCAACACTTTCAGCGCCGGTAGTTGTTTTCGTCAATGTTTGGTATTGGCCTTGTGTGCAATACATGTACGATCCTTTTTACGATCCGTGGTATTCACCGTATTACTGGGACTATTATCCTTCCTGGTGGTATCCGTGGAGACCGGTTTATTACACCGTTTATTACCAGCAAATGTATTACTACCACGGTTGGTGCCAATACACTCCGTATTATCACGTTCCGCAAGCACATGCTATTTACGTATCGAATCATTCCAACAGTAACACTGTTCGAAAAAGATATGAACCGCAGCGTACCGCATACCGGGGAAGATCAGTTTACAATCAGTCGGCTAACGGGTCCAAAGGACGTGTAGAAACCGGAACACCGCAAACAACAAACGGAAGGGTAAACGGAACCAAAGCAGAACCGGTTCGTCCGACAGCAAATCCGGAACGTCAGACCATCAATAGGGATGCTCCGAGACCGATGCGTGAAAACGGAAACAACGGCGGAACGATACGAAATGAAAATAACGGGAATCAAAGAACCATTGATCCTCCGAGAAGAAATCCAACTACAGCGCCGCAGCCGCGACCTGTAGAAAGACCACAACGGATAGAACCGCAGCCAAGACCCATTGAAAGAAGTCCGCAGCGGGTAAATCCTCAGCCACAACGACAAACACAACCTGCTCCAGTAAGACAGGCTCCGGTAAACAGACCGGTGATCAGACCTGGCGGTGGAGGCGGAAGACGTTAAAATAGTAGTAACATAAAACAAGCAGGGCCGTCCCGGATAATCCGGGACGGCCCATTTTATTGAAAGCAATGCTTATGACCGCGCTAACGCTTGTCTTATCGAAAGCAGTGCTTTCTCTTATTTTTTCTTTCTATTCTTAGCTTGCTCCAACTGAGCTTTTTGCGCATCTTCCAAACGCTGCATGAAGCTCGATTTCTTTTTAGGGGCTGCTGCTCCTTTTTTAGCAGAATTCACCTGCGCTTCAGCCATTTTCGCTTTCAATTTCTCTTCGTCTACGAAGAAACGCTTGATCACAAACATCAGGATGATGGTCATCAACGTAGAAATGAAGTAATAATAACTCAAACCGGAAGAGTAATTGTTGAAGAAGAAGATCATCATAATCGGGAACATGTACATAATGATTTTCATGTTCGGCATTCCCGGCTGTTGCTGCTGCGTCATGTTTGACGAATTCAAATGCGTATATGCCAGCGTTGTTACCGCCATCAATAAGGTAAACAAAGAGATGTGATTACCATATAGCGGAATGTACGTTCCGAAATCCCAGATCGAGTCGAATGAAGACAAATCTTCCGCCCAAAGGAATCCGCGTTGTCTCAGATCAAAAGTTGCAGGGAAGAAACGGAATACTGCCAGCAAAATCGGCATCTGGAATAACATCGGAACACAACCGGCAAGGGGAGAAGCTCCCGAAGCACGGTAAAGCGCCATCATATCCATTTGCTTTTTCATAGCATCTTCCTTATTCGGATACTTCGCATTGATCTCGTCGATTTGCGGTTTCAGAATACGCATCTTGGCAGATGAGACGAACATCTTCCACTGAACCGGCATCAACACCAATTTCAGGATAATCGTCAGCAATAAGATCGCCAAACCTGCATTTACACCTAAATTCAGGAAGAAAGTAAACACCGGCTGAACTGCATACAGGTTGATCCATCGGAAAACACCCCAACCTAAGTTCAGGATATCGTCGTAATCTTTATCGTAAGCAGCTAACGTATGGTAATCGTTTGGCCCGAAATACCAGGAGAAACTGGCTTTTCCGTCTTTCACGGACTGCATTCCCAGGTTCAAACGTGAACGGTATTTGCGAATGTGTGTAAAGAAATGGTCGGAACCTTCTTTGTAATTGGTCGATGTAAATTTCGTTCCTTTTACTTTGAATCCATTATCTGCATCCAGGATAGAGGAGAAGTAGCTTTGTTTGTAAGCCACCCATTTTTTATCGGTTTCAGCTACTTTGTAGCTTTCTGCCACTTCGCTGTTCCAATCCAGCTTGCCATCCATTCCTTCGTAACAAATCGTGGAAACTTTACGCTGCTCGGAAAGCAAACGCTCTGAACGAAGCATTTCCATTTGCCAGTCAAGCATCACCGAATTCGGCAACACTTTTCCGTTCAGGTCTTTCATTTCGATCGTATAACCTACATCGTATCCGCCTTTCAGGTTGTACGTATAAATGATCGATCCGTCGGCAACGTCGTGTTTCAAAACAACTTTGGTCTTTGATTTCGAAACGATCTCAAACTCCTTGTTTCCTGTTACGTATTTGTTTCCTGCAATGTTGAAGATCAATTGGTTGGTATGGTCTCCGTCTTTGAACAGGTAAAGCGGTGTAATCTTGTTGTCTTTTTTCGCGAAGTTTACGTACGATTCGTATTCTTTCAACTGCACGGCAGAAACAATTCCACCTCTGGTAGAAAGGTCAACGATCAGCTTTTCGGACTCCAACCGAACGATTTCCCCTTTAACCAGGACATTCGAAGGAACTTTTGCTTTAGCAGCAATGATCGTATCTTTCTTTGTCTTTTCATTGACATACACCAAACCTCCTTTTTCGTCCTTGATCTGGTTTCCATCTTTGTCTTTCTTAGCAACCAGAACCGGTTTGTTCTTGTTTGCCTTCTCTGTAGAATCAGCATCTTTCTTTGCTTGTTCTGCTAATTCTCTTTGCTCTTTTTGCTTGGCTTTAACCTCTTTTTCACTTGGCTGGCTCATGTATGTGAACACCACCAATAAGGCACCGATAAGCGTAAGACCAATAACTGTATTCCTATCCATTCGTGTTTATTTGTTTTAAATTAATCGACCAGTGTTCGATTAATTATTTTTCAGTTTAACATCTTGTTATCCGCCACCGCGGATGTATTTTCGATAAATGCTCATGACTGCACTACCGTTTTCTCATTATTCGCTACCGCGAATATCTTTTTCGATAAAGTGCTCATGACTGCACTACCATTTTCTCATTATTCGCTACCGCGAATATCTTTTTCGATAAGCCCACCGGGCTTATCTCTTATTCTCAATAGCCGCTTTTACAAACGCTACAAATAACGGGTGCGGATTATCCACGGTACTCTTGTATTCCGGGTGGTATTGCGCACCAACGAACCAAGGATGTTCCGGGATTTCAACCACTTCCACC
The window above is part of the Fluviicola sp. genome. Proteins encoded here:
- a CDS encoding START-like domain-containing protein; the encoded protein is MTNKEQFELEYVLKTSPRVLDKLLSTPDGLSEWFADDVIVKDDMYTFHWDGSEEQARLISKKAGESIKWQWLNDEEDELETYFEMKYTIDPMTKVVILTVSDFAERTEKDEIVRLWESQISDLRRVIGA
- a CDS encoding M3 family oligoendopeptidase, which produces MRKFVSADFTCESWKSVESYLLDLQNRDISSKESFKRWLSDKSELEAVLEENMAWRYIKMTINTLDEKLTESYQFFVTEIQPNLAPFEDSLNQKMMASPFVKELAEDKAYAIYFRGVQSALELFREENIALETELSTLSQQFGAISGKQMITYKGKEWTMPQAANFLKDPDESVRKEVYELISARRLQDRDALDDLFNQLIQLRNQVAKNADCKDYREYKFKALGRFDYTVEDCLAFHEAIEKLIVPIVRQLNLKKLEKLGKSKLKPWDSEVDPDGLAPLKPFQNGEELLDKSIAVFQKLDIYFGDCLKTMKTGGFLDLDSKAGKAPGGYNYPLYESGIPFIFMNAAGAQRDLTTMVHEGGHAVHSFLSRDLELTGFKSLPSEVAELASMSMELLTMELWNEFYTDENDLRRAKLEQLESVVKVLPWIATIDAFQHWIYTHPNHSTAERTQEWLRLSKRFGTGLVDYDGYEAVLESSWQKQLHLFEVPFYYIEYGIAQLGALGVWSNYKKNPAKALTDYKNALSLGYTKSIPEIYETAGLKFDFSQAALEDISKNLMDSINALN
- a CDS encoding nuclear transport factor 2 family protein encodes the protein MKTLKFIPVLLMGLYFLTGFTGPKPTEKETIDRLMDEWHSAAAQANYANYFAFMSDNFIYLGTDPGERWDKDAFGRFCKPYFDKGKGWDFRKIERHIEISKDGKFAWFDEKISTWMKDCRGSGVLMKVGKEWKICQYNLAVLIENDKIQDFIRLRELIKE
- a CDS encoding S8 family peptidase translates to MKKRILTLSLALFSVGVMNFIYGQKSEEVKNWYNGPTPGMNTEKAYSALKKQQSTTVIVAVIDSGIDIEHKDLQGKIWTNEDEIPNNGIDDDKNGYIDDVHGWNFLGNPNGQNQNYARLEKTRICAELHAKFKDKSEADIAAADKADYAQYQKLLKEIEAERQENLGALEQYTQLAEMFPTLKAKLIEKLGANFTEKDVDAWKPESPQDMQLKQIGKYIANGQLSEDAIKEGIQHLNGSANYQLNMEYNDREFIGDNPDDFSDVHYGNSDVEGPDALHGTHVGGIIGATRHNDLGGDGVAENVRLMSVRAVPDGDEQDKDVALAIRYAVDNGASVINMSFGKAYSKHQKEVYDALAYADSKGVLLVHAAGNDGVNLDENPNFPTNEYSFQSKPLDMYICVGASTRDKKHLAADFSNYSSRQVNIFAPGFEIYNTVPQSDYKILQGTSMAAPMVSGVAALLKSYFPSLSMKEIKDIMLASAKQYKGTMIPAPGTGSSVDFGTLSSTGGVIDISAAVKMCQAKVKK
- a CDS encoding S8/S53 family peptidase, whose protein sequence is MINSAQGFAQTDNFRFKKLVAEQGTVPAAFAVTNTGNLDALLAVKEISVKQVTREWIYIQATPEWIRQAMDSKLIKSFYLEFSMPKPLNDSSLVKHYVKPVHQGLGGLQTSFKGKDVIVAFVDQGLDYNHPDFRDANGNTRVLYYWDHTLPVASNTPQPYGYGQLWTGAQIQAGTCGSMEESSAHGTSVAGAGVSNGLASGRETGMAPEAKIIVIETNFNLPNWTMTVADACDFVFKTADQLGLPAVVNLSVGSYLGSHDGTDPAAVLMDNLLDEKSGRIIVCAAGNSGSWGKYHVHDDIDADTSFVWVKPNPASQLGANTVYLDLWTDLSDAGWNYAWAANQGSGSFQQRAQTIYRAANTGIGTVIRDTLWNGSNRIATMEIYPEIVGPNLHLEFYLNNVDSTSYLYALKTTGTGNYDAWSGSVSISLNDMLTTGLPSAAVYPNIVHYNMADTLQTIVSSWNCSPKVVTVGNIRNRFGHLDKNGNYYTPAPSYTAAVGELSPNSSKGPTRRGHIKPDLVACGDVTLSAGPFWLLNDPGWNASMSDDGLHVRNGGTSMASPMVAGIAALYLEKCSKGNYQSFLDAIHSTAFTDAFTGTIPNNAYGYGKIHALNTMLQSNFTTTITADSLFCPGDLAVSTASIPGYSIEWMNGDTTLSSALTASGDVYFMAYDQNGCVSYSDTLSVVALSAPPAPVVYVNGTLLSTDPYPSLQWYENGVAIPGATNTIYTITLPTSSNFTVSRTSTDGCEVFSQPYNPSLGIEELANQIQVYPNPTAGNLTIDATVPVTGLQVIDVQGRVVKTISEAKHEISISELKNGTYYLVIHTDVQYFQVKIVKN
- a CDS encoding isoprenylcysteine carboxylmethyltransferase family protein produces the protein MALVHSFEKNGNKLFKYRGQIPVILFVLAVPVIYFTDVQCIMDDARWYYICTGAAIAMSILGQVIRAIAIGTSNKNTSGRNTQEQVAEALNTKGIYSTVRHPLYLGNYFMWIGIVCFTFNIYFIIIVSLLFWIYYERIMFAEERFLERKFGESYVNWSNSVPAFWPSMKNYIKGTIPFSMKTILRREYSGISATVLGFVFVAGIREYFMTKTLENWLCYVYWIVGALLFSLIFKLLKHNTKVLYEEDRS
- a CDS encoding DUF5606 domain-containing protein, whose product is MNLTGIIAISGKPGLYKVLAQGKNNIIVESLEDKKRVPAYASDRISALDDISIYTYDDDKPLKEIFTSIFEKEKGKETISHKEDQNKLKAYLIEVLPNFDQERVYASDIKKIFQWYNLLLKAGALVPEEKEEEKEAAPAKEKKAPKTAAKKEDGEAKEAKEEKAPAKKAPAKKAAPKAATTAKTPAAKAPAKASAKATSAKKVAAPKTGSSRGK